The proteins below are encoded in one region of Glandiceps talaboti chromosome 17, keGlaTala1.1, whole genome shotgun sequence:
- the LOC144448593 gene encoding uncharacterized protein LOC144448593, with protein sequence MVVKRCAYGECKSDSRYFNRDYMHGVNFVRFPKPKTQLEKCQRWIKACSRGDNFGIHSIKPYTYICSLHFVGGKGPTDDHPDPIPATARGVELRIFENKKKRQSLRERLNCRPTPTTENRRETLTPSTTLSCGNDVPDPDFVGKECVAPDIDVIENTPPVVPEKPNTETENRNVTEIMTTHQGKKRKTCEASTQTTVSSYHIEMYSDTMLMDQKLMKRNLFMKDVLRDDNACKFYTGLVSIQVLLYLFNVVKDKAEKVMLRGRENTHTNQTTHDRKTRMLSTFEAFVLVLVRLRRGMDMEHLADNFGTSSTTVSRYCVTWIDFLSKELSFLIKWPARDQIRSSLTNTFRHYKATSAIIDCTEFFIQKPSLPSSQRITWSSYKHHNTLKTLIAISPTGAFTFVSDLWSGSISDRKIVQACGFLEKIQQGDDVMADRGFLIRDLLALRGATLNIPPFAHGKQLSSAAVTKTRRIASARIHVERAIGRLKNFKILQGTFPLKSKDTLNQTVQLCAQLCNIDSVLVK encoded by the exons ATGGTTGTTAAGAGATGTGCATATGGGGAATGCAAGTCGGATTCCCGCTATTTTAACCGTGATTATATGCATGGTGTTAACTTTGTAAGATTTCCGAAACCCAAAACTCAACTGGAGAAATGCCAGCGATGGATAAAGGCCTGTTCCCGGGGCGATAACTTTGGGATACATAGTATCAAGCCATATACGTACATCTGCTCCCTACACTTTGTCGGAGGGAAGGGCCCGACAGATGATCACCCGGACCCAATACCTGCTACGGCTCGAGGTGTAGAACTAagaatttttgaaaataagaagaAACGACAGAGTTTGAGAGAAAGATTGAATTGCAGGCCTACGCCAACTACTGAAAATAGACGCGAAACATTAACGCCTTCG ACTACTTTGTCATGTGGAAACGATGTCCCCGATCCCGACTTTGTAGGAAAAGAATGTGTGGCCCCTGATATAGATGTAATAGAAAATACGCCACCAGTAGTACCCGAAAAACCAAACACAGAGACAGAAAATCGTAATG TTACCGAGATAATGACAACACATCAAGGCAAGAAAAGGAAAACCTGTGAAGCAAGTACCCAGACAACTGTCAGCTCCTACCATATTGAGATGTACTCCGATACTATGCTCATGGATCAGAAATTAATGAAGAGGAATCTTTTCATGAAAGATGTCTTGAGAGATGACAATGCGTGCAAGTTTTACACAG GTTTGGTATCAATACAAGTCTTGCTGTACTTATTCAACGTGGTAAAGGACAAGGCTGAAAAAGTAATGTTAAGGGGAAGGGAAAACACTCAT ACTAATCAGACCACTCATGATCGAAAGACCCGTATGCTGTCAACCTTTGAAGCATTTGTGTTAGTACTTGTCAGGCTGAGGAGAGGAATGGACATGGAACATTTGGCAGACAACTTTGGAACATCTTCTACAACAGTTAGCAGGTACTGCGTGACATGGATCGACTTTTTAAGTAAAGAACTCTCATTCCTAATAAAGTGGCCGGCTCGGGACCAAATACGTTCTTCACTCACAAACACCTTCCGCCACTATAAAGCCACATCAGCTATCATAGATTGCACTGAATTCTTTATTCAAAAACCTTCATTACCATCATCACAGCGGATCACGTGGTCTTCTTACAAACACCACAACACGTTGAAAACACTAATCGCTATATCACCAACCGGTGCGTTTACATTTGTATCCGACTTGTGGTCGGGATCTATATCAGACagaaaaattgtgcaagcatgTGGATTTCTAGAAAAAATACAACAAGGAGATGATGTCATGGCAGATCGAGGGTTTCTAATTCGGGATTTACTAGCACTCCGAGGAGCTACACTCAACATTCCCCCATTTGCCCATGGAAAGCAACTGAGTAGTGCTGCTGTCACAAAAACAAGAAGGATAGCAAGTGCTAGAATTCATGTCGAGAGAGCTATTGGTCGCCTGAAGAATTTTAAGATTCTACAGGGAACATTTCCACTAAAAAGTAAGGACACACTAAACCAGACTGTCCAGCTTTGTGCCCAACTTTGCAACATTGACAGTGTACTAGTGAAGTAA